One Aegilops tauschii subsp. strangulata cultivar AL8/78 chromosome 7, Aet v6.0, whole genome shotgun sequence genomic window carries:
- the LOC120969161 gene encoding uncharacterized protein isoform X1 — protein MEFLMQPIDGSNFLEEVGESLVSVPEGADAVDVEMVATQVTEGHQLAVEDQPAATGEAQILMLSEGARERRDVSPPSSELSTGKMNPRAPGWNKRLRIGAAAPSRPPCPNRVTAFEKAFRNYAENPRYNVITPTIGTTFDFVGEACDFYNLYSWEKGFGIRYGKSRLNVERIKCMQEIVCGCSVSRNCFLYPVFNFLVLLKPDVN, from the exons ATGGAGTTCCTGATGCAACCTATAGACGG ATCTAACTTCCTGGAGGAAGTTGGGGAGAGTTTGGTGTCGGTACCGGAGGGGGCGGATGCGGTCGATGTGGAGATGGTGGCAACGCAGGTGACGGAAGGACATCAGTTGGCGGTTGAGGATCAGCCGGCAGCTACAGGGGAGGCGCAGATCTTGATGCTCAGTGAAGGAGCGCGGGAGAGGAGGGACGTGTCTCCACCAAGCTCGGAGCTATCTACTGGGAAGATGAACCCACGAGCTCCTGGATGGAATAAGAG GTTGAGGATCGGTGCCGCTGCACCAAGTCGGCCGCCTTGCCCAAACCGTGTCACTGCATTTGAGAAGGCTTTTCGAAACTATGCTGAGAATCCAAGATACAATGTGATCACACCGACTATTGGCACGACCTTTGATTTTGTAGGAGAGGCCTGTGACTTTTACAATTTGTATTCATGGGAAAAGGGGTTTGGTATCAGATATGGCAAGAGTCGGCTAAATGTAGAGAGGATTAAATGCATGCAAGAAATCGTCTGTGGTTGCTCGGTTAGTAGAAATTGTTTTCTATATCCAGTGTTCAATTTCCTGGTGTTGCTGAAACCTGACGTTAACTGA
- the LOC120969161 gene encoding uncharacterized protein isoform X2 — protein MEFLMQPIDGSNFLEEVGESLVSVPEGADAVDVEMVATQVTEGHQLAVEDQPAATGEAQILMLSEGARERRDVSPPSSELSTGKMNPRAPGWNKRLLQARQ, from the exons ATGGAGTTCCTGATGCAACCTATAGACGG ATCTAACTTCCTGGAGGAAGTTGGGGAGAGTTTGGTGTCGGTACCGGAGGGGGCGGATGCGGTCGATGTGGAGATGGTGGCAACGCAGGTGACGGAAGGACATCAGTTGGCGGTTGAGGATCAGCCGGCAGCTACAGGGGAGGCGCAGATCTTGATGCTCAGTGAAGGAGCGCGGGAGAGGAGGGACGTGTCTCCACCAAGCTCGGAGCTATCTACTGGGAAGATGAACCCACGAGCTCCTGGATGGAATAAGAG ATTACTACAAGCAAGGCAGTGA